Proteins encoded within one genomic window of Gallus gallus isolate bGalGal1 chromosome 1, bGalGal1.mat.broiler.GRCg7b, whole genome shotgun sequence:
- the ZDHHC20 gene encoding palmitoyltransferase ZDHHC20 isoform X11, translated as MFVWSYGKTIFTSPASPSNEFCLSKADKEQYEKEERPESQQEILRRAAKDLPIYTTTASRAIRYCDRCQLIKPDRCHHCSACDICVLKMDHHCPWVNNCVGFSNYKFFLLFLMYSLLYCLFVAATVLQYFIKFWTLCRRKAAENCPKNELPDTHAKFHVLFLFFVAAMFFISILSLFSYHCWLVGKNRSTIETFRAPTFRNGPDKNGFSLGCSKNLREVFGDEKKYWLLPIFTSLGDGCNFPTRLVIMDPEQVTVSSQNEPAKSSGANQPFPPTRPLSESQNRLLASDSQWVESGPEDENVKSGTKKHIIVSLES; from the exons ATGTTTGTATGGTCCTATGGGAAGACAATTTTCACATCTCCTGCATCCCCCTCCAATGAG TTCTGCTTGTCAAAAGCTGATAAAGAACAATACGAAAAAGAAGAGAGACCAGAGTCCCAGCAGGAGATTTTGAGAAGAGCTGCTAAAGACTTGCCTATCTATACGACAACAGCATCAAGAG CCATCAGATACTGTGATCGATGCCAGCTAATCAAACCTGACCGCTGCCACCACTGTTCTGCATGTGACAT atgtGTACTAAAAATGGACCACCACTGTCCATG GGTGAATAATTGTGTGGGATTTTCTAACTACAAattcttcctcctgtttttaatgtattcctTACTGTACTGTCTGTTTGTTGCTGCTACAGTCTTGCAGTACTTCATAAAGTTTTGGACA CTTTGCCgcaggaaagctgcagagaatTGTCCAAAG aATGAATTGCCAGATACCCATGCAAAATTCCACGtactcttccttttctttgtggCAGCCATGTTCTTCATCAGCATACTGTCACTCTTCAGCTACCACTGCTGGCTAGTTGGCAAAAACAGATCAACAATAG AAACATTCCGTGCACCCACATTTCGAAATGGCCCTGACAAAAACGGCTTTTCTCTTGGATGCAGCAAAAACCTGAGGGAGGTTTTTGGAGATGAAAAGAAGTATTGGCTGCTCCCTATTTTTACCAG TTTGGGCGATGGGTGTAATTTTCCAACTCGTTTGGTGATTATGGATCCGGAGCAAGTAACTGTCTCAAGCCAAAATGAACCTGCCAAAAG CTCTGGAGCCAATCAGCCCTTTCCTCCTACTCGACCACTCAGTGAATCACAAAATCGATTGCTAGCCAGTGACAGTCAGTGGGTAGAAAGTGGCCCTGAAGATGAAAATGTTAAATCAG GTACAAAAAAGCATATTATAGTTTCATTGGAAAGCTGA
- the ZDHHC20 gene encoding palmitoyltransferase ZDHHC20 isoform X9, giving the protein MYQPVTISSTAEKVVYLVIFHLSFVMFVWSYGKTIFTSPASPSNEFCLSKADKEQYEKEERPESQQEILRRAAKDLPIYTTTASRAIRYCDRCQLIKPDRCHHCSACDICVLKMDHHCPWVNNCVGFSNYKFFLLFLMYSLLYCLFVAATVLQYFIKFWTNELPDTHAKFHVLFLFFVAAMFFISILSLFSYHCWLVGKNRSTIETFRAPTFRNGPDKNGFSLGCSKNLREVFGDEKKYWLLPIFTSLGDGCNFPTRLVIMDPEQVTVSSQNEPAKSSGANQPFPPTRPLSESQNRLLASDSQWVESGPEDENVKSGTKKHIIVSLES; this is encoded by the exons ATGTACCAGCCAG ttacTATTTCTTCAACTGCAGAAAAAG TTGTGTACCTTGTGATTTTCCATCTGTCATTTGTCATGTTTGTATGGTCCTATGGGAAGACAATTTTCACATCTCCTGCATCCCCCTCCAATGAG TTCTGCTTGTCAAAAGCTGATAAAGAACAATACGAAAAAGAAGAGAGACCAGAGTCCCAGCAGGAGATTTTGAGAAGAGCTGCTAAAGACTTGCCTATCTATACGACAACAGCATCAAGAG CCATCAGATACTGTGATCGATGCCAGCTAATCAAACCTGACCGCTGCCACCACTGTTCTGCATGTGACAT atgtGTACTAAAAATGGACCACCACTGTCCATG GGTGAATAATTGTGTGGGATTTTCTAACTACAAattcttcctcctgtttttaatgtattcctTACTGTACTGTCTGTTTGTTGCTGCTACAGTCTTGCAGTACTTCATAAAGTTTTGGACA aATGAATTGCCAGATACCCATGCAAAATTCCACGtactcttccttttctttgtggCAGCCATGTTCTTCATCAGCATACTGTCACTCTTCAGCTACCACTGCTGGCTAGTTGGCAAAAACAGATCAACAATAG AAACATTCCGTGCACCCACATTTCGAAATGGCCCTGACAAAAACGGCTTTTCTCTTGGATGCAGCAAAAACCTGAGGGAGGTTTTTGGAGATGAAAAGAAGTATTGGCTGCTCCCTATTTTTACCAG TTTGGGCGATGGGTGTAATTTTCCAACTCGTTTGGTGATTATGGATCCGGAGCAAGTAACTGTCTCAAGCCAAAATGAACCTGCCAAAAG CTCTGGAGCCAATCAGCCCTTTCCTCCTACTCGACCACTCAGTGAATCACAAAATCGATTGCTAGCCAGTGACAGTCAGTGGGTAGAAAGTGGCCCTGAAGATGAAAATGTTAAATCAG GTACAAAAAAGCATATTATAGTTTCATTGGAAAGCTGA
- the ZDHHC20 gene encoding palmitoyltransferase ZDHHC20 isoform X7, whose protein sequence is MYQPVTISSTAEKVVYLVIFHLSFVMFVWSYGKTIFTSPASPSNEFCLSKADKEQYEKEERPESQQEILRRAAKDLPIYTTTASRAIRYCDRCQLIKPDRCHHCSACDICVLKMDHHCPWVNNCVGFSNYKFFLLFLMYSLLYCLFVAATVLQYFIKFWTLCRRKAAENCPKNELPDTHAKFHVLFLFFVAAMFFISILSLFSYHCWLVGKNRSTIETFRAPTFRNGPDKNGFSLGCSKNLREVFGDEKKYWLLPIFTSLGDGCNFPTRLVIMDPEQVTVSSQNEPAKSSGANQPFPPTRPLSESQNRLLASDSQWVESGPEDENVKSGTKKHIIVSLES, encoded by the exons ATGTACCAGCCAG ttacTATTTCTTCAACTGCAGAAAAAG TTGTGTACCTTGTGATTTTCCATCTGTCATTTGTCATGTTTGTATGGTCCTATGGGAAGACAATTTTCACATCTCCTGCATCCCCCTCCAATGAG TTCTGCTTGTCAAAAGCTGATAAAGAACAATACGAAAAAGAAGAGAGACCAGAGTCCCAGCAGGAGATTTTGAGAAGAGCTGCTAAAGACTTGCCTATCTATACGACAACAGCATCAAGAG CCATCAGATACTGTGATCGATGCCAGCTAATCAAACCTGACCGCTGCCACCACTGTTCTGCATGTGACAT atgtGTACTAAAAATGGACCACCACTGTCCATG GGTGAATAATTGTGTGGGATTTTCTAACTACAAattcttcctcctgtttttaatgtattcctTACTGTACTGTCTGTTTGTTGCTGCTACAGTCTTGCAGTACTTCATAAAGTTTTGGACA CTTTGCCgcaggaaagctgcagagaatTGTCCAAAG aATGAATTGCCAGATACCCATGCAAAATTCCACGtactcttccttttctttgtggCAGCCATGTTCTTCATCAGCATACTGTCACTCTTCAGCTACCACTGCTGGCTAGTTGGCAAAAACAGATCAACAATAG AAACATTCCGTGCACCCACATTTCGAAATGGCCCTGACAAAAACGGCTTTTCTCTTGGATGCAGCAAAAACCTGAGGGAGGTTTTTGGAGATGAAAAGAAGTATTGGCTGCTCCCTATTTTTACCAG TTTGGGCGATGGGTGTAATTTTCCAACTCGTTTGGTGATTATGGATCCGGAGCAAGTAACTGTCTCAAGCCAAAATGAACCTGCCAAAAG CTCTGGAGCCAATCAGCCCTTTCCTCCTACTCGACCACTCAGTGAATCACAAAATCGATTGCTAGCCAGTGACAGTCAGTGGGTAGAAAGTGGCCCTGAAGATGAAAATGTTAAATCAG GTACAAAAAAGCATATTATAGTTTCATTGGAAAGCTGA
- the ZDHHC20 gene encoding palmitoyltransferase ZDHHC20 isoform X6, which produces MTAFVINQLDEPHMDRISKSPFTISSTAEKVVYLVIFHLSFVMFVWSYGKTIFTSPASPSNEFCLSKADKEQYEKEERPESQQEILRRAAKDLPIYTTTASRAIRYCDRCQLIKPDRCHHCSACDICVLKMDHHCPWVNNCVGFSNYKFFLLFLMYSLLYCLFVAATVLQYFIKFWTLCRRKAAENCPKNELPDTHAKFHVLFLFFVAAMFFISILSLFSYHCWLVGKNRSTIETFRAPTFRNGPDKNGFSLGCSKNLREVFGDEKKYWLLPIFTSLGDGCNFPTRLVIMDPEQVTVSSQNEPAKSSGANQPFPPTRPLSESQNRLLASDSQWVESGPEDENVKSGTKKHIIVSLES; this is translated from the exons ATGACAGCATTTGTTATCAACCAACTTGATGAGCCACACATGGACAGAATCTCAAAATCACCAT ttacTATTTCTTCAACTGCAGAAAAAG TTGTGTACCTTGTGATTTTCCATCTGTCATTTGTCATGTTTGTATGGTCCTATGGGAAGACAATTTTCACATCTCCTGCATCCCCCTCCAATGAG TTCTGCTTGTCAAAAGCTGATAAAGAACAATACGAAAAAGAAGAGAGACCAGAGTCCCAGCAGGAGATTTTGAGAAGAGCTGCTAAAGACTTGCCTATCTATACGACAACAGCATCAAGAG CCATCAGATACTGTGATCGATGCCAGCTAATCAAACCTGACCGCTGCCACCACTGTTCTGCATGTGACAT atgtGTACTAAAAATGGACCACCACTGTCCATG GGTGAATAATTGTGTGGGATTTTCTAACTACAAattcttcctcctgtttttaatgtattcctTACTGTACTGTCTGTTTGTTGCTGCTACAGTCTTGCAGTACTTCATAAAGTTTTGGACA CTTTGCCgcaggaaagctgcagagaatTGTCCAAAG aATGAATTGCCAGATACCCATGCAAAATTCCACGtactcttccttttctttgtggCAGCCATGTTCTTCATCAGCATACTGTCACTCTTCAGCTACCACTGCTGGCTAGTTGGCAAAAACAGATCAACAATAG AAACATTCCGTGCACCCACATTTCGAAATGGCCCTGACAAAAACGGCTTTTCTCTTGGATGCAGCAAAAACCTGAGGGAGGTTTTTGGAGATGAAAAGAAGTATTGGCTGCTCCCTATTTTTACCAG TTTGGGCGATGGGTGTAATTTTCCAACTCGTTTGGTGATTATGGATCCGGAGCAAGTAACTGTCTCAAGCCAAAATGAACCTGCCAAAAG CTCTGGAGCCAATCAGCCCTTTCCTCCTACTCGACCACTCAGTGAATCACAAAATCGATTGCTAGCCAGTGACAGTCAGTGGGTAGAAAGTGGCCCTGAAGATGAAAATGTTAAATCAG GTACAAAAAAGCATATTATAGTTTCATTGGAAAGCTGA